Within the Chloroflexota bacterium genome, the region CGGCTTTCTCTACGCTGCGGCTGCGCAGCTTGACCTACGGCTGGAGGAGTGCTACCTACTCTGTGATGAGGCTAATGACGTACTCCTGGCCTACAGGGTGGGTTGCCGACCCATGCTGATCCTCGATAGCCGCACTATTGGCGACCTCTATGACGGCCATCAACCAGAGCCACGTGATTTCCCCATTGCCCGCGATTTTGCTATGGCGGTGCAATACATCTTGTGCGAGGAGGATGCAAACGAGCAATGGGGCCATCCGCGTCAGCCTACCCCCATCTCGAAATTGGAGGGGCTGGCGCCCACGGCTGAGGCACCCGAGCTCATGCCTACTCTTAGGCTGCTGTCGCCAGTGCCTGGATTGAGGGGGGCATTGCTGTTCAACATACCTCAGTTAAGCCGCAGTGCGCGGCAATGGCTGCTGATCTTTATCCTTGGCGGCGTATGGCTCAGCCTGGGCATTGCCTATATCCTTACTCATCTCTACCGTGTGCAGCCATTTCCTGCCTTTGTCTGGTATCTGACCCTTCAATTCATTCCGCGGCCGGTGCGTGGCCTGTTGTTCATTGCCACTGGGGCGGCTGTCATATGGATATCGCTGCGCGCATTCCTGCGCCTCTTTCCCAGCAATGGACAGCGGAAATGATGGGAACGTGTATCTGGCTGCAATTATCGCGCATAGAAAGGATCATCCATGAACATGCAAGTGCTGGTTGCTTATGCCTCCCGGCATGGAGCGACGGCAGAGATCGCTGAGAAGATCGGAGAAGTGCTTTCTGAAGCTGGTTTTCCTACCACGGTGTTGCCAGCAAATCAGGTAACCGACCTGAACCCGTACCAGGCAGTAGTGCTGGGCAGTGCTGTGTACATGGGTCAGTGGCTCAAGGAGGCGGCGGATTTCCTACGGAACAACCAAGATGAGCTGGCCAAGCGTATGGTGTGGCTCTTTTCCAGCGGACCCACTGGCCCTGCTCCTGTGGCACAGTTGTTGAAAACATGGCGCTTCCCCAAGTCATTATGGGCTGTAGCAGAGCGCATCCGTCCCCGTGATATCGTCGTGTTCCATGGCATGCTCGATATCGACAAGCTCACTGTGCCGGAGAAAGTGGTTATCCGAGCAATCAAGGTTCACGTAGGCGACTACCGCGATTGGGACCTCATTGCCGTCTGGGCGGATGGCATCGCAGACGCGTTGAAGGCGGCTTCTTAGCGGCTTGTTCTTTTCAACGCAGAGTAAGCTGAGAACGCAGAGGAAAGAACTCGTTTGCTCGCTCTGTAGCTGAACTGACGCCCCGTAGCCAAGAGCACGTGTCACTCCTTACGCATTACGGACCACGCATTATATTTATATTGCCTCGATTTCCCTGGCCTGGCAAGCAGAGCCTGTAACGAAGCAAAGCGCACAAAATGGGGTATTTTGTAGCTAGGCCCAAACTGGATAAACTTGAACAAGTGCGAACGATCATCTTAATTTGAGACTTTCGTGACAGACGAGATCGAATACGCTGCAGAGGATGATGCTTTTCGGGTAGAAATTGAGCGGAACCTTCGCTGGAATTTCGTGGTGAATGTGCTGGATGGCGCCCTTTTCTGGCTCGGGCTCAGCTTTGCCGCGCCTAGCACTATTTTGCCTCTGTACGTGAGCCATTTGACAAATAACCGCATCCTTATTGGATTGGTTGCGGCGATCGTAAGCTCTGGCTGGTATTTGCCGCAGTTATTCACGGTCAAATATGTGGAGCGTCTGCCGGTCAAGAAGAAACTGGTGATCAACGTTGGTTTCTTTACGGAGCGGTTGCCTTTTATACTGATGGCTGCCTCGGTCTTTCTGTTTGCGGGGCATGCACCAACTCTAGCGCTGCTGTTCTTCTTCGCTACTTTGATTTGGCGTAATATAGGTGCTGGCGCTGTGGCAATTGCCTGGCAGGATATGGTGGCCAAGGTAATTCCCGTCCACTACCGTGGGCGGCTGCTGGGCATTGCGAACTTTGCTGGTACGGCCATGGGATTGGTTGGTGCGAGCCTTGCCGCAGCTATCCTGGGCCGTTATCCCTTTCCCGTCAATTTTGGTATCTGCATGTCCCTGACAGCCCTGTTTATTTTGGCTTCGTGGGTTGCTCTATCCCTGACGCGCGAACCGCCTTTGAGATCGAATAAGCCAACCGTGCCCTTGAGCGAATATGGACATCGCCTGCCAGTCGTAGTGCGGAAGGATCGCAACTTTGCCACCTACCTGTTCAGCAGGATTATGGCAGTGCTTGGCTATATGGGCAACGGTTTTGTGACCGTCTATGCAGTACGGCAGTGGAACTTGACCGATAGCCAGGCTGGTCTGTATACCACGGTGTTCATGGCAGGGCAGGCAGCCGCGAACTTATTCGCGGGTGCGCTGGCTGACCGCTATGGACACAAATTGGTATTGGAAATCGGCCAGGGATTGTCGGCACTTGCGATGTTGATCGCCGTGCTCGCACCTTCTCCAATGTGGATGTACGCAGTCTTTGCCGTGATTGGTTCGGTTGTCGCTGCTGATATCCTCTCCAGCATCATGATCCCAATGGAGTTCGCTGTCCCCGATGAACGGCCAATGTACATTGGCCTGGCTAACACGATCCCTGGCTTGTTCTCAGCCATCGCGCCACTGTTTGGCGGTTGGATTGCCTCACGCGGAAGCTATCAGACGCTATTCCTTACTGCAACTGTGTTCAGTTCATTGTCCTGGGCTATGCTGCACTGGCTAGTGAAAGAGCCGAGGAATGCTGCTTATGGCCAACCTGATAGCACGGGAATAACAGTGTAGCTCAGCAGGCTGTTGCGACGAGAGCGCGTGGCTACCGCTACTAGTGCCTCAGTCCCTGTCCCTTTGGTGTTGGCCACAGTTCTCTGCCAGCATGTTACAGAACAGCGCTCCCTGCTCGATGGCATCATCTAGAGCACGGTGCGTGTGCGACAATTCCGCAATCCATTGGCGTGGCATATGTGCTTTGATGCTCTGGTAGTAGGGCTTTTTCAACATGGCCATCGCGTACGTTTTGATGTCCAACGCTGAGTGGCCAAAGGGGCTCTCGCCAGTAAAGCGGATGAGGTACCAGTAGACAAACATGAAATCGTAGACGGCAGGATAGGCGACAAACACGGGCTTGCCAGGCAAGGTTTTGACCCATTCGAGGTACCTCTTCATGGCTGCCTCAGGCTTCTCAAGGTTCTCACGCGCTGCTCTCCAGGCCTCTGGATGCTCTCTCCACCACTCCATTGTCTGTGGATGAGCGGATGCTCCGGGCAAGGTTTCGAGGTTCGCAGAGAATGTGCCCAGCAGCGTCTTGTCGGCCAGGTACGCGGCTGAGGCGAAACTGAGCATGGAATAAGGGCCAGGGATGGGACCATCCGCCTCGACATCGGTGCTGACAAATACCTCATCGGAACACAAAGGGTTCATCCTTTCTGTGGCTTGCATGTACATAACCCCCTGAAGAAATGTTATCCAACTGACTCTTTTCGTGAGGCAACGGAACGATGGGGCAAGTTTTTGCGTCTTGATAAACAAACGCTCTACTTGTATGTTTTCAGGAGGTAGCAAAGTGAAAGATGATGCAATCTACTACCGCATCCACGATCCACAATCAGGAGGGACACCATGGACACGAATCATCTTTGGCTACCCATTGTATTGTTGATCGTTGCCCTTTGGCTGCCAGCGTGTGAGCACAAGCCCGAGGACAATGACCCCATCATTCTGGATGCACCCCAGCCTGGTGGGGCAGAAGAGTAAATAGCAGAGCGAAGGAGGTTATCCCCGCTTCGCTTTTAGCACATCCTCCACCGCTGCCACGATGTGCCTGGCGGTGAGACCAAACTCCTCGAACAGTTCCTCTGGTGTGCCAGACTCGCCAAAGCGGTCTTGTATACCAATGAAGCGCATGGGCACGGGGCAGGTCTGCACCACTACCTCGGCTACGGCGCTGCCAAAGCCCCCCATGACCTGATGCTCTTCGACCGTGACGATAGCCCCGGTTTCTCGCGCAGCCTTTGCAATGGTCTCCCGGTCTATTGGCTTGACCGTGTGCATGTTGGCTAGGCGTGCAGAAATGCCTTTCTCTCTCAGCGTGTGTACTGCTTTCATGCACTCCCAGAGAACAGGGCCGTTGTTTATGATGGTTACATCCGTGCCATCGTTGATGAGATTCGCCTTGCCCATGATGAATGGGTCATCCAGCTTGGTAACAACGGGCACTGGCTCACGCCCAAAGCGCACGTACACAGGGCCGACGTGTTTGCAGGCCCAGATAACAGCTTTCTTTGTCTCATAGTAATCGGCTGGCACGATAACGGTCATGTTCGGGAGGACACGCATGGTGGCCACATCCTCCAGGGCTTGATGCGTTGCTCCATCCGGCCCTACGGAAATGCCTCCGTGTGCCCCGCCAATTTTTACATTTAGGTTGCTGTAGCAAGTGGTGGTACGGATCTGGTCCCAGGCTCGTCCAGCCACGAACACGCCATAGGTGCTGACCCAGGGGATCTTGCCCGCCAGTGCAAACCCCGCCGCAGCATTGAGCATGTTCTGCTCTGCAATCCCAAAGTCGAAGAAACGATCGGGATATTTCTGTGCAAACCAGAGCGCGCGTGTTGAGTCGGTCAGATCAGCGCCCAGCACGACGATACGCTCGTCCTGGGCACCCATTTCAACTAACGCATCTCCGTATCCATCACGAGTCGCTTTCCATTTGATTTCGGACATCGTTAACTCCTTAGAAGTCGAAGTATTCAGCCGGGCAGGCCAGTTCTTTCAGTGCCTCACGGCATTGATCTTGCTTCGGGGCTTTGCCATGCCACTCAGCCATGTTTTCCATCCAGGACACGCCTTTGCCTTTGACCGTCTTGGCGATGATCACCGTTGGTTGGCCCTTCACTTGCTTCGCTTGATCAAGGGCTTCCATGCACTGGGCCATGTCGTGACCATCTATCTCGATGACATGCCAGCGGAACGCGCGCCATTTGTCGGCCAATGGCTGCAGTCCCATCACATCCTCGACCCAGCCGTCAATCTGCAAGCCATTGTTGTCCAGGATAACGCACAGGTTATCCAACTTGTAGTGCCCAGCAGACATGATAGCTTCCCAAGTGGAGCCTTCCTGATTTTCTCCATCGCCCATGATGCAGTAGACGCGGTTGGGCTTGCCATCCATGCGCAGCCCTAACGCCAATCCAACAGCGATGGACAGCCCCTGCCCGAGGGAACCTGTACCCACTTCGATGCCCGGGCACTCTACGTTTGGGTGCCCTTGCAAGCGACTGCCAAATTTGCGGAAAGTTCTTAGTTCTTCTCTAGGGATGTATCCCGATTCTGCCAACAAGGAGAAGATGA harbors:
- a CDS encoding flavodoxin domain-containing protein, with translation MNMQVLVAYASRHGATAEIAEKIGEVLSEAGFPTTVLPANQVTDLNPYQAVVLGSAVYMGQWLKEAADFLRNNQDELAKRMVWLFSSGPTGPAPVAQLLKTWRFPKSLWAVAERIRPRDIVVFHGMLDIDKLTVPEKVVIRAIKVHVGDYRDWDLIAVWADGIADALKAAS
- a CDS encoding MFS transporter translates to MTDEIEYAAEDDAFRVEIERNLRWNFVVNVLDGALFWLGLSFAAPSTILPLYVSHLTNNRILIGLVAAIVSSGWYLPQLFTVKYVERLPVKKKLVINVGFFTERLPFILMAASVFLFAGHAPTLALLFFFATLIWRNIGAGAVAIAWQDMVAKVIPVHYRGRLLGIANFAGTAMGLVGASLAAAILGRYPFPVNFGICMSLTALFILASWVALSLTREPPLRSNKPTVPLSEYGHRLPVVVRKDRNFATYLFSRIMAVLGYMGNGFVTVYAVRQWNLTDSQAGLYTTVFMAGQAAANLFAGALADRYGHKLVLEIGQGLSALAMLIAVLAPSPMWMYAVFAVIGSVVAADILSSIMIPMEFAVPDERPMYIGLANTIPGLFSAIAPLFGGWIASRGSYQTLFLTATVFSSLSWAMLHWLVKEPRNAAYGQPDSTGITV
- a CDS encoding exonuclease encodes the protein MNPLCSDEVFVSTDVEADGPIPGPYSMLSFASAAYLADKTLLGTFSANLETLPGASAHPQTMEWWREHPEAWRAARENLEKPEAAMKRYLEWVKTLPGKPVFVAYPAVYDFMFVYWYLIRFTGESPFGHSALDIKTYAMAMLKKPYYQSIKAHMPRQWIAELSHTHRALDDAIEQGALFCNMLAENCGQHQRDRD
- a CDS encoding transketolase family protein, which produces MSEIKWKATRDGYGDALVEMGAQDERIVVLGADLTDSTRALWFAQKYPDRFFDFGIAEQNMLNAAAGFALAGKIPWVSTYGVFVAGRAWDQIRTTTCYSNLNVKIGGAHGGISVGPDGATHQALEDVATMRVLPNMTVIVPADYYETKKAVIWACKHVGPVYVRFGREPVPVVTKLDDPFIMGKANLINDGTDVTIINNGPVLWECMKAVHTLREKGISARLANMHTVKPIDRETIAKAARETGAIVTVEEHQVMGGFGSAVAEVVVQTCPVPMRFIGIQDRFGESGTPEELFEEFGLTARHIVAAVEDVLKAKRG
- a CDS encoding transketolase, which translates into the protein MVDQAKVEELKRIAHRIRCDIIWALAHAQSGHPGGSLSATDICVALYFYALKHDPKACQWEGRDRVIFSKGHVSPLIFSLLAESGYIPREELRTFRKFGSRLQGHPNVECPGIEVGTGSLGQGLSIAVGLALGLRMDGKPNRVYCIMGDGENQEGSTWEAIMSAGHYKLDNLCVILDNNGLQIDGWVEDVMGLQPLADKWRAFRWHVIEIDGHDMAQCMEALDQAKQVKGQPTVIIAKTVKGKGVSWMENMAEWHGKAPKQDQCREALKELACPAEYFDF